In the genome of Massilia sp. W12, the window CCCGCGCCAATTGCAACAGATGGAGCAGGCTTTGCAAGCGCAGGATTGGCCGCAATTAGCCTTGCATGCGCACAGCCTGAAAGGCAGTGCAGGCTATTTCGGCGCCCACGCATTGCAAGCGATTTGTAAAGAACTGGAAGCCGCCGCCGACGCTGGCAAGCAGGAGGCGGCGCAGGAATGGATGCAGCGTTTTGCGCCGGAACTCAGCATCGTCATACAGCGCATGCAGCAGGAAAATTGAGGCGCTTATCTTGTCTTGATTCCACAGATGTCAGGTAATCAAGTGAAGTGGAAGTGTGCAGGCGGGCCAAACAAGGATATGCCGCAGCTGTGCAACGGCGCTGCGCAGCCTTGAGCGGCGCGCTGCTGTGATCTCATTTCGCCAGAATAGTGCAGTGGAAAGGGGCAGTTGGCAGAATGATAGGCGGCGGGCATACAGCAAAAGATAAAAAATGCTCATGCGATGATCGGCGCCAAAGGAATCCGGGATTTGCTTGCATGCGCATCACGCGCTGGCCAATGTTATTGGACTTATGCAGGCGAGCAGTGAAATACATCACACATGCATAAACCCGCGTATGCACTTCTGGCGCAGGCTCGAGCTTGCATCGAGTCTGCGCCAGCGTTCAGCTGGTGCGCTTATGCGATCTCAGGCGCAAGCGTTTCAACCTTGGCGCTTGCTTTTTTAGCAGCCTCGCGCTTGTTTAAATAATCCAGAGCCAAACGATCAGTAATGTTAAGCTTGAATGAGGGGCAGGCAATACTGCCGCTATACCATTGTTTGGGACAACCGCCGCCGCATACCGGGAACAAGGGGCATTTCTTGCAGGGGCTGATGTCGGTTTTGACATCACTGTTCCAGTTGCGAGTAATTGCATTCGGATTTTGAATGGGGGGATTGGCATCCAGATGGCCCAGTTTGTAGTCTGCGCCTTCGTACTTGGGTGTATAAGGAAACTCGTAGCAGGGATAGATGTTGCCAAACGCATCATATACTTCAGCATTCGGATCAACCACCATGCAGGGTGCATAGTTGCGTTCAGGAATCATGCCGCCAAAGCGGAAGCCTTTTTCGTTGGCATACATATACCAGTCAATTTCCTGCTTGGCATACTCTTCGCGTGACAAACTTCCCTTTGATGCATCATTATCGCCCCAATCGACCACGCAGGCAAAGTCCAGAAAGACTTTCTTTTCATACAAACGATGTTGCGCCAACAGATCAATCAGTTTATAGATGCCACGCACAGTAGTTTGGTTGATATTGATCCGGATCGCGATTGAAACATCGCTGGCAATATACTCAGGCAGATTGGTGACATCGATCACATTGTCAAGAATAATATTGAAAGTCTTTTTACCTTCTTTCGTGATGCGCATCACATCATGGGTTTCTTGACCACCATCCAGAGTAATTTGGAAATGAGAGACTTGCTGCTGCAGCAGATTTAAAAAAACCGCAGGCTTGAAGCTTAAACCATTTGTGATCATATGCGAGCCATATTTAATATTGTGCTCAGCACAATATTCGCGCACTTCCTGACTGATGCGTAATATTTCGCTGTAAGCCATCAATGGCTCACCGCCATACCACTGTAATTTGAGTGATTTAAACGCGCCAGTGGAGAGTTTTTCCTTGATGCGGGCGACAATCTTATTGCTGATTTCCTGGCTGGCGTTGACTTTGGAATGTTTTTGTCCACAATAATTACAACCCAATTGACAGTTGGCGGTTGGTTGTATCACGATGGTCAGGCGGCGATAACCGGCAATAATTGCCAAGTTTTCTTCCAGTACAGTCTCAAATTCGTTCTCTTCTTGCGGCACAATGGCGTCAATCTGGATCAATTTGGCGAGTGTTTCATCACCTAACTTGTCGAAAGCGCCTTTTTTTAAGTTATCGCAAACTGACTTTTTCAATAAGAGTGAGTTTCCAGAGCGAGTCGCATACATGATGTGAAGCGCGTCATCCGATTGTTTATTTGCGACGGCAGGAGTAAAAATTAAATAATCAGATAATTTGTACATGATGCGGGTCCGATGGAAGAATGCAATAGGCAGGCGTAACGCAAGCATTACGCCTGCGGGTCATTAAGCCGGAACAGCCAAAGCTGCCGGCTTTGCCCCGGCATGAAGCTTATTAGACCTGCTTGACCGAGAAGCTGCTGCAGGACATGCTCCACCAGCAATCTTCTGCAGGCGGCTCTTCGCTCGATACGCCACCAGAGATTTGTTCCAGATCGCCGTCTTTCAGTTCTTCTTGGCTGTTTTCCAGTGCTTGGTTCAGTTTTTCATTGCTCATTGTAAATCCTCCTAAATATTAAAAGAAAATTTCTAGTTTATAGACTTCAAATTGCTCGGTCTTTGGGTAAAAACCCTTACCCGTGGGAATCGGTGTGCAGCTGCTGAATCAGGAAGTTTGCAGCTCAGGCTTATCGTGCAGGCATTTTTTGCTTCAGACCCGGCGCAACAAGGCCGGGTCTGAGCCGGAGTTCAGTGAGTGCTTGCCAGTTCAGGTTTGGGTAACCAATTTGCTTTATTCAGAATGCTGTCAATTTTGCGGAATTCCGGCAAGATGCCCAGATAGCCTTGCAGGCGTTGCCGGTTTTCACCGGCGTCAGCGCTGCGGCGCAGTATGATGCCCAGGGTGTAGGACTGCAGGCAGAAAGGCAGGGCCTTCAACTCGAAACCTGGCGGCGTCTTATCGCAGGATTCGCCATCAATCGCCTGCAACATCAAACTGAAACAGGCGCTTAAATGTGGCGCCAGACTGGCATCCTGGGCCAAGGTCTGCACGCATTCACGCAGCATCGTGGCGTTGCTGACCAGGCGATTGAAAATACAGCGGGTGAAATAATCGGCCACGCCGGCCCATTCATGTTGCGGCAGGATTTGCTGCAACATTTGATTGGGGAAGTATTGATTGCAGTCGCCGCCCAGGACATAGCTGATAATCGCGATTGCAAGCGAAGCCGCCTGGGCATGTTCACCTGCCGAGCAATACACCCGGAACAGATTCAAGCTTTGCTCCAATCTGGCGGCCAGCACATCTGACGGCGCGAGCGTGCGTAATTGATTGATGCAGGCCAGGGCTTGTTGTTGATAGTCACAGGCAGTCTGGTAGTCGCCCAGCATATAAGCCCGATTGCCCAGTAAAGGCAGATACAGCGTTTGCATCCCGAACTTGGCCTCTTCACTGTTCAGGCGTAATGGTTGGGCTTGGATTCTTTGCATCCAGTATTCGACTACCGGGCGGTTTTGACTGCGGATATGTCCAACACAGCGCTGGTACAGATTGAAATGACGCAACATATCCATTCTGCCCAACAACTCTTCATGCTGCTTGCCATACTCCAGGATCGCCATGAAAATATGTTCACGCTTAAAAGCTTGCATATGCGGCGTTTGTTCCGGCAGTTGTTGTGCAAGGATGTGCAACAAGGGTGAATTTTCCATCATGCGACCTCAATGACCTTAGTTTCGGAGTTGGTGGTGGCTTTTTTAGCTGCCTGCCGTTTGTTTAAATAATCCAGCGCCAGGCGATCAGCAATGTTCAGCTTCATTGATGGACAGGCAATTTTGCCGTTATACCATTGCTTTGGACAGCCGCCGCCGCAAACCGGGAACAAAGCACATTTCTTGCACGGACTGATATCAGTTTTGATATCACTGTTCCAGTTGCGTGTAATCGCATTCGGATTTTGAATAGGTGGATCAGCATCCAGATGGCCAAGCTTGTAGTCCGGGCTTTCGTACATCGGCGTATATGGAAACTCGTAGCAGGGATAGATGTTGCCAAACGCATCATATACTTCTGCATTCGGATTCACTACCATGCAGGGAGTATAGTGGCGCTCAGGAATCATGGCGCCAAAGTGGAAGCCTTTTTCGGTCGCGTACATATACCAGTCAATTTCCT includes:
- a CDS encoding radical SAM protein, which gives rise to MLALRLPIAFFHRTRIMYKLSDYLIFTPAVANKQSDDALHIMYATRSGNSLLLKKSVCDNLKKGAFDKLGDETLAKLIQIDAIVPQEENEFETVLEENLAIIAGYRRLTIVIQPTANCQLGCNYCGQKHSKVNASQEISNKIVARIKEKLSTGAFKSLKLQWYGGEPLMAYSEILRISQEVREYCAEHNIKYGSHMITNGLSFKPAVFLNLLQQQVSHFQITLDGGQETHDVMRITKEGKKTFNIILDNVIDVTNLPEYIASDVSIAIRININQTTVRGIYKLIDLLAQHRLYEKKVFLDFACVVDWGDNDASKGSLSREEYAKQEIDWYMYANEKGFRFGGMIPERNYAPCMVVDPNAEVYDAFGNIYPCYEFPYTPKYEGADYKLGHLDANPPIQNPNAITRNWNSDVKTDISPCKKCPLFPVCGGGCPKQWYSGSIACPSFKLNITDRLALDYLNKREAAKKASAKVETLAPEIA